One Cellulosimicrobium protaetiae genomic region harbors:
- a CDS encoding M20/M25/M40 family metallo-hydrolase, whose amino-acid sequence MTTATVSPRPGADERLARLIRIPTVSAELEQRGLAPFDELVDLLSELYPLVHEHLERERITDLGLLYRWRGRSDEAPVVLMAHYDVVPVDESDDWTYPPFEGRVADGWVHGRGALDDKGPLVVVLEAVENLLAAGFTPARDVYLSFGGNEESHGAAAAAIAATLHERGVIPWLVLDEGGAVTDSPLPLVPGSAAMIGVGEKGVLTLRLTARGEGGHASAPPTTTAVRRVARAVERLGPRTFPARTPVAISRMLRLFSDRATGPARTALRALAAAPPVSAQTFAAMGGEAAAIVRTTVAPTMLSGGTAANVLPSQASATVNLRIALGETVAGTVERVRRRVDDPQVEIEVVEGSEPSPESPVDDERFALLAACVGVSHPDALPAPYITMQATDARHFHRFAPAVYRFAPLAMSAELRATIHGVDERVEVAELERGERFHRALLERLP is encoded by the coding sequence ATGACGACCGCGACCGTGTCCCCCCGGCCCGGCGCCGACGAGCGCCTCGCCCGGCTCATCCGGATCCCGACGGTGTCCGCCGAGCTGGAGCAGCGCGGGCTCGCGCCCTTCGACGAGCTCGTCGACCTCCTGAGCGAGCTGTACCCCCTCGTCCACGAGCACCTCGAGCGCGAGCGCATCACCGACCTCGGGCTGCTCTACCGCTGGCGGGGGCGATCCGACGAGGCACCGGTCGTGCTCATGGCGCACTACGACGTCGTCCCGGTCGACGAGAGCGACGACTGGACCTACCCACCCTTCGAGGGGCGCGTCGCCGACGGCTGGGTGCACGGGCGCGGTGCGCTCGACGACAAGGGGCCGCTCGTCGTCGTGCTCGAGGCGGTCGAGAACCTGCTCGCGGCGGGCTTCACGCCCGCGCGCGACGTCTACCTGTCGTTCGGGGGCAACGAGGAGTCGCACGGCGCGGCCGCCGCCGCGATCGCGGCGACGCTGCACGAGCGGGGCGTGATCCCATGGCTCGTGCTCGACGAGGGCGGGGCGGTCACGGACTCCCCGCTCCCCCTCGTCCCCGGGAGCGCCGCGATGATCGGCGTCGGCGAGAAGGGCGTGCTCACGCTGCGCCTCACCGCGCGCGGCGAGGGCGGCCACGCCTCCGCCCCGCCCACGACGACAGCGGTCCGGCGGGTCGCGCGCGCCGTCGAGCGCCTCGGTCCGCGCACCTTCCCCGCGCGCACGCCCGTCGCGATCTCGCGCATGCTCCGCCTGTTCTCCGACCGCGCGACCGGACCGGCCCGCACCGCGCTGCGCGCCCTGGCCGCCGCCCCTCCCGTGTCGGCGCAGACCTTCGCCGCGATGGGCGGCGAGGCCGCCGCGATCGTCCGCACGACCGTCGCGCCCACGATGCTCTCCGGCGGCACGGCCGCGAACGTGCTGCCGTCGCAGGCGTCCGCGACCGTCAACCTGCGGATCGCGCTCGGCGAGACCGTCGCGGGCACCGTCGAGCGCGTGCGTCGGCGCGTGGACGACCCGCAGGTCGAGATCGAGGTCGTCGAGGGCAGCGAGCCCTCGCCCGAGTCCCCCGTCGACGACGAGCGGTTCGCCCTCCTCGCCGCGTGCGTCGGCGTCTCGCACCCCGACGCGCTGCCCGCCCCGTACATCACGATGCAGGCGACCGACGCGCGGCACTTCCACCGGTTCGCGCCCGCGGTCTACCGGTTCGCGCCGCTCGCGATGTCCGCCGAGCTGCGCGCGACCATCCACGGCGTCGACGAGCGCGTCGAGGTCGCCGAGCTCGAGCGGGGCGAGCGGTTCCACCGGGCCCTCCTCGAGCGGCTACCCTGA
- a CDS encoding ArsR/SmtB family transcription factor yields MLETFRVQDPAALRAIAHPLRQRILVELAVLGHARAADLAQATGEPANSVSFHLRVLAKAGMIVEAPEHARDRRDRVWKNVAESYAVEPGTPDAVRHVVRPALAWAEETFRRGSATGARDDRILALSTLVLTAEQAATMSRELAELLERWTARSLEEGRAAPQERRETYQALAVLAPRDLPPADDARVGEGTTAPRPTAPRRAESTSESESESES; encoded by the coding sequence GTGCTCGAGACCTTCCGCGTCCAGGACCCCGCGGCGCTGCGGGCGATCGCGCACCCGCTGCGCCAACGCATCCTCGTGGAGCTCGCCGTGCTCGGGCACGCGCGCGCCGCCGACCTCGCCCAGGCGACCGGAGAGCCCGCGAACTCCGTGAGCTTCCACCTCCGGGTGCTCGCCAAGGCCGGGATGATCGTCGAGGCGCCCGAGCACGCGCGCGACCGCCGCGACCGGGTGTGGAAGAACGTGGCCGAGAGCTACGCCGTGGAGCCCGGGACGCCCGACGCCGTGCGCCACGTGGTGCGCCCCGCCCTGGCCTGGGCGGAGGAGACGTTCCGGCGCGGCAGCGCGACCGGGGCTCGGGACGACCGGATCCTCGCCCTCAGCACGCTCGTGCTCACGGCCGAGCAGGCCGCGACGATGTCCCGCGAGCTCGCGGAGCTGCTCGAGCGCTGGACCGCGCGCTCGCTCGAGGAGGGGCGCGCCGCGCCCCAGGAGCGTCGCGAGACCTACCAGGCCCTCGCCGTGCTCGCGCCCCGCGACCTCCCCCCGGCGGACGACGCCCGGGTGGGCGAGGGCACGACGGCACCACGTCCCACGGCTCCGCGCCGCGCGGAGTCGACGTCGGAGTCGGAGTCGGAGTCGGAGTCCTAG
- the purN gene encoding phosphoribosylglycinamide formyltransferase has translation MQTPSGHPVESTSAARVVVLVSGAGSNLAAILAAHDDAAYGARVVGVVSDKADAGGLDLAREAGIAAVVVAPGDFDDRAAWNEAVAQAVDVFRPDLVVLAGFMRILGPAFVGRFAGRTINTHPALLPSFPGAHGVRDALAYGVRVTGCTVHVVDDGVDTGPIIAQVAVPVEDGDDESSLHERIKVAERALLVETVGRVAREGLRVEGRRALLG, from the coding sequence GTGCAGACGCCGTCCGGCCACCCCGTCGAGTCCACCTCCGCCGCCCGTGTCGTCGTCCTCGTCTCGGGCGCCGGCTCCAACCTCGCCGCGATCCTCGCCGCGCACGACGACGCCGCGTACGGCGCACGCGTCGTCGGCGTCGTGTCGGACAAGGCGGACGCCGGCGGCCTCGACCTCGCCCGCGAGGCCGGGATCGCCGCCGTCGTCGTGGCCCCGGGCGACTTCGACGACCGGGCCGCGTGGAACGAGGCGGTCGCGCAGGCGGTCGACGTCTTCCGGCCCGACCTCGTGGTCCTCGCAGGCTTCATGCGCATCCTCGGCCCGGCGTTCGTCGGGCGCTTCGCGGGGCGCACGATCAACACGCACCCCGCGCTCCTGCCGTCCTTCCCGGGCGCCCACGGCGTGCGGGACGCGCTCGCCTACGGCGTGCGCGTCACGGGGTGCACGGTCCACGTGGTCGACGACGGGGTCGACACCGGGCCGATCATCGCCCAGGTCGCGGTGCCGGTCGAGGACGGCGACGACGAGTCGTCGCTCCACGAGCGCATCAAGGTCGCGGAGCGCGCGCTGCTCGTCGAGACGGTCGGCCGGGTCGCGCGCGAGGGGCTGCGCGTCGAGGGCCGCCGGGCGCTGCTGGGCTAG